A single window of Cololabis saira isolate AMF1-May2022 chromosome 24, fColSai1.1, whole genome shotgun sequence DNA harbors:
- the LOC133425065 gene encoding B- and T-lymphocyte attenuator-like yields MKHKNCSFIFHLLISALVIFNLDADTGEDSDCFSEIKVSRNTKYEAVLGEDFRIACPVAFCNAAPPEVRWYKGVHEDLRAINRSDGHTEVEWEPEKEFAGKSYLIFRNIQKNDEGYYRCRIPGSISHNINVNVNGSVKMVHNINVSVNGDTELTTAPALTPESHTQSVFWHYMHRVIGILAFFTVVIIICVTSHLLRKGKSQNTAAPSLGPSDPIYENEPVASVSAQLGPS; encoded by the exons CCTTGGTAATCTTCAATCTGGACGCTGATA CAGGTGAAGACTCCGACTGTTTCTCTGAAATCAAAGTAAGCCGCAACACAAAGTATGAAGCTGTTCTTGGAGAAGATTTCAGGATTGCATGTCCAGTTGCTTTTTGTAACGCTGCACCTCCAGAAGTCCGGTGGTATAAAGGTGTACATGAGGACCTTCGAGCCATCAACAGGAGTGATGGACACACTGAAGTGGAGTGGGAACCTGAAAAAGAATTTGCAGGAAAATCCTATTTGATCTTCCGAAACATTCAAAAAAATGATGAAGGTTATTATCGGTGTAGGATCCCAGGCAGTATAAGTCACAACATCAACGTCAATGTTAATG GCTCTGTGAAGATGGTTCACAATATCAACGTCTCTGTCAATG GTGATACAGAGCTCACTACAGCTCCAGCTTTGACTCCAG AGAGCCACACGCAGAGTGTTTTCTGGCATTACATGCACCGAGTTATAGGAATCCTTGCTTTTTTCACTGTCGTGATAATAATATGCGTTACATCCCATCTGCTGCGTAAAG GAAAATCCCAAAACACGGCAGCTCCAAGTCTCGGGCCTTCCGACCCCATCTACGAAAATGAACCCGTAGCATCTGTTTCTGCACAGCTGGGACCCTCCTGA